GGCTCTACGCACGCGTCTTCGACTTCCTCGTGGAGGTGTGTGTTCCCATTGGGCCAGGCTGAGCCGATGGGTGCCGAGGGGCTGCTCGCCATCTGTTCCCACATGCAGCTGGCCCCGTACGCCCCTGCTGAAGGAATTCATCCCATCTCTCCCTGCAGTCTATCAACCGGGCTATGCAGAAGCCATACGAGGAGTACAGCATCGGGGTGCTGGACATCTACGGCTTTGAAATATTCCAGGTACGTGCTGCTCTGGTGTAGGAGCCCAGCTGGGGAATGTCCTTccctgcttctgcagcaagaAGGGTGGCCAGAGCAGGGTTAGCAGCCCATGGCTCCAAGAAGGGTCCCTGGAGCAGCACCCAAAGGCTCTGCTTTTTTGGGGTCTCACCAATGCGGTGAGAGGAGCAGAAGCCAACTCAGCCCCATCTTCTCTTTCATCTTTTTGCTTTTGGTAGAAAAATGGCTTTGAGCAATTCTGCATTAACTTTGTGAACGAGAAGCTGCAGCAGATCTTCATAGAGCTGACCCTGAAGGCAGAGCAGGTATGGGGCAGGCTGAGCTTTGGGGGCTGCACCAGCGCCCCGATTCCTGCACCCTGTACCCCCACTGCCGGTGGGTCCCGGTGCCACGTCCAGAGCAGGGGGGCTGTGGCATAACTTGTGGGTTGGGGGCCCACGCGGCTCTCCCTGTGCTCCCCCAGGAGGAATACGTGCAGGAGGGGATCAAGTGGACCCAGATCCAGTACTTCAACAACAAGGTGGTGTGCGACCTGATAGAGAACAAGCTGGTGAGTGGGGTCCCCTCCTCCgggtggggggggtctcccaGGGAGCCAAGGCACCTGGAGAGGGGGGTGTTGGATGGGCTTGGCGCTCTCAGATCTGGGTGGCAGAAGCTGGTCCTGCTGGGGAGCATCCCTTGGAGAGCACAGCTCTGCATCCTTAACCTTCATGCTGCGGCTCAGCATGAAGCAGCTTTGACCAGTGCGGGGCACTCGAGCAGGATTGGACTTTTGGGCACCCACGGTTTTGCTctccctcccccagaacccccctGGGATCATGAGCGTCCTGGATGACGTCTGTGCCACCATGCATGCCACCGGCGAGGGGGCAGACCAGACcctgctgcagaagctgcaggcAGCCGTGGGCAACCACGAGCACTTCAACAGCTGGAGCTCAGGCTTCGTCATCCACCACTACGCGGGCAAGGTACGGCATCCTGCACCCCACAACCTGCACCCCACAGTCCCGGCCACAGCGGCCATGGGGCTgagctcccctcctgcccccaggtctcctACGACGTGAACGGCTTCTGCGAGCGCAACCGGGATGTGCTCTTCACCGACTTGATTGAGCTCATGCAGAGCAGTGAATAGTGAGTCCTGGCAGTGCTGCggtcctggggacaccccaaaagggctggggcagagggttGCCCCAACATCCAGTCCTGCCTCTGCTGGAGTCACATCTCGGTGTGCTCAGCATCCTGCATCACTCCGCGGGTACCAGCAGCATCCCCCTGTTGAGCACGGCAGCACTCAGGGGCTGCAGGTCTGGGAGAGGGGTgctcacccaccagcacccatccTGCTCATCCCTGGGGGGGCAGTTTTAGGGGGGACAGGCTCAGCCCCAGTGCAGGAtttcccagcagcagaaagcagagctggagctggttCCAACTCGGCACCTGCTGAGCTTGGGGAGCCTGGCGGCTCTCACCTGAGGACTCTCACCTGCCTTTCAGTGGCTTCATCCGGATGCTTTTCCCAGAAAAGCTTGATTCTGACAAAAAGGGGCGACCAACCACTGCGGGCTCCAAAATCAAGGTAAGTCCTGGAGGCTGGGGGACAGTAGCTGcctctggggcagcagcagggtgaTGGGCTCCCACCAATGCCTTTAACGCTACAGAGGTCGATCCTTGCAACAGAAACAGGCTAACGACTTGGTGAACACATTAATGAAGTGCACACCACACTACATCCGCTGCATCAAACCCAATGAGACCAAAAAGCCGCGGGACTGGGAGGAGAGCAGGTAACAGAGACCTCTCGTGATAGATCAGGGAGCCCGCAGAGCCTGGGGAAGGGCACCCAGTGATGGGGATGTGGCCAGGACTGGCTTTCCTCCAAAAACTGCACCCTAGGCTGGTCCCTCTGTGCTGCCCACGGACCCAGGGGAGCACGAGGTGTGCACTGAAGAGCATGTGGGGACACACATGTCCCCCTACATGCATTTCCCAGAGGTTCCATCTGAGCCCCAGAAGCTCTCACGCATGCACAGCTGAGGGCATCCCCGTGCCAAGCAGTGTCCAAAGGGCCTGGGCAGGTCCCCCACCAACCTGCCACCATCCCACGCTGAACGTGTCcctcccgctcctcagggtgaaGCACCAAGTCGAGTACCTGGGGCTGAAGGAGAACATCCGTGTGCGCCGGGCGGGTTTTGCCTACCGCCGCCTCTTCCACAAATTCCTGCAGCGGTGAGTGACCACCAGGACGGGGTGGTGGCGGGTCCCCACAGCCTGGCCGCCACTCaatgtcccctctccccacagctaCGCCATCCTCACCCCCGAGACGTGGCCATCCTGGCGCGGGGACGAGCGACAAGGGGTGCAGCACTTGCTGCGCTCCGTCAACATGGACCCAGACCAGTACCAGATGGGTCGGAGCAAGGTGTTTGTCAAGAACCCTGAATCGGTAGGTGGCCTGGCTCTGCCCCTTGTCCCTCAACCCCAGGGGATGCTGCACGTGGCCAAGCATCACTTTGGGCAACCCCAGGGAGGGTTTGGGGTGCCGACGTGCGGGAGAAGGGATGCAGCAGGGTGTTGGGTGGCCCCTGGCCGGCCAGGCTCagcaccccgtgtccctcccagctcttcctccttgAGGAGATGAGGGAGCGGAAATTCGACGGCTTCGCCCGGGTGATCCAGAAGGCCTGGCGTCGACACATCGCCATTCGGAAGTACGAGCAGATGCGAGAGGAGGGTAAGGCCAGGCGAGGACAGAGACACCAGCATCCCAGCACTCCTTTAGGGTGCTCTTCACCCAAAGCAGCAGGAGAGCAACAGCTCAGCTCCTAATTGTGGCACTAACGAGGAGGGGGGTGAGGAGCGACCAGACCATGAGATGCCATGGGTCTTTTCCTACATCTTAAAGGAGGGCATGAATTtctggctccagggagaccttataaacccttccagtacctaaaagggacctacaagagagctggagagggacctttTACAAGAGCAtgtggtgataggacaaggggtaatggcttcaaattgaaagaggggagattgagatgagatgtggggaagaagttctttgctgtgagggtggtgagagcctggcccaggttgcccagagaagctgtggctgccccatccctggaggggttcaaggccaggttggagggggcttggagcaagctggtctggtgggaggtgtccctgcccatggcccaagGGGCAATTAATGGGTTTCAAAGCCAACTGAGCTCAAGCAGCTCGGATTCCTTCCATGGCATAAAACAAGCCCCACTTCTTGCTGCCACAGTCCGTGCGATGGCTGTCACAGCTGGTTTGGGAGGGTGGGTGGGCAAGGGCTGAGGGCTGAGCCACTGGCACAGAGCCCTGTCTGACCGACATTGTTTCGGGGTCCCGCGCAGCCTCCAACATCCTCTACAACTTCAAAGAGCGGAGGAGGAACAGCATCAACAGGAATTTCGTGGGCGATTACCTGGGCATGGAAGAGCGGCCGGAGCTGCGCCAGTTCCTGGCCAAGCGGGAGCGGGTAGACTTCGCCGACTCCATCACCAAGTACGACCGGAGATTCAAGGTACATGGACCTGCTCTGGGCTTGGGACAGGCCAAGCCATGCCTTGTGGTGGCCGCCCTTGGGTGAGATGTGTGTGCAGGTCTTGTGGCCCCCTGAAAACATCTCCTCACCCCCTGCTTCTGCCCTTTCCCAGCCCATCAAGCGGGACTTCATCCTCACCCCCAAGTACTTCTACCTGATCGGGCGGGAGAAGGTGAAGAAAGGTCCCGAGAAGGGGCAGATCAAGGAGGTGCTCAAGAAGAAGGTGGAGATCCAGGCGGTGAGCGGTGTCTCGCTGAGGTGCGTCCCCTGGCATGGGCTCCGCACGGGGGGGTCCGCACAGTTGGGCTTCACCCATCAGCTCCACCAGCTTCTCCATCCTCTGGTGCCCCCAGCCAggccccagccccctgcctgtGGGGCAGCAAGACATCAGGCCGTGGGGAGGAGGCTCCCCACAGAGTGCTTTGcagatggggctggggaggtttcCAGCTAAATCACCCTCCAAATTTGCTCGGGGTGGACCCCGGCTGGCACCAGCCTTGCCCCCGCTGACACCCCCATGCCGGGGttcctcccccagcaccaggcaggaTGATTTCTTCATCCTCCATGAGAACAATGCCGACAATTTCTTGGAGTCCATCTTCAAGACGGAGCTGATCAGCCTGCTGTGCAAACGCTACGAGGAGCTCACCCGCACCAAACTCTGCCTCTCCTTCAAGGACACGTAAGGATGGAGGCCGGGAGAGGTGACAAAACAGGACAGGGTCCCCTCCCCGTGGCCTCACGGCCTCTCTCTCCCCCAGACTACAGTTTCGGGTGAAGAAGGAGGGCTGGGGCGGTGGTGGCACCCGCAACGTCACCTTCGTCAGAGGACAGGGGGACGTGGCCACCCTCAAAGCCGGAGGCAAAACGCTGACGGTCAGCATCGGGGACGGGCTCCCCAGGAATGCCAGTGAGTGCCAGGgcacctggggagctggggggggacaggaggactGGGGCCGCAGGGCATGGCTGGAggcttggggacatcagggtGAGCCAGTGTGTGCCCCGTCTCTGGGGGGTTTGCATTTCCCCCAGGAGGGACCCGCTTCTGCTCGGGTGATGGGGGAGCATGGGGTGTTTTGGGGATAAGGGCAGCTGGGTGCAAACtctgggggcagccccccccccccgccccagctggCCCTGAGGACCATCACCTAACGGGGGGCTCGTGTCCCCCCCAGAGCCCACGAGGAAGGGGGCGACGCAGAGCAGAGGTGGCAGAAGGTGTCCAGCGTCCTCCCGAAGCACCCCACCAGCACCGCAAGGTGAGGAGGGTAGTGCCAAAGGGGGGGtgacggggagggggggcccAGCCTGGATCCAGCTAGCACTGCACTCCTGGGGGGTGTGGGCTGAGCGGGGGCCCCCTGTAATTCaccatcccggggggggggggtggtcttCCAGGTGCCTGCAGGAACGGGGCACCCCAGTTCCCGCGCGGTGACAGCCGGGCTCAGCGGGAAACCTACACGGCACCCCAGAAGCAGGGGAGGGGGCCACCGGCTGCGGCGCTGCCCCCCCGAAACACCGGCCGCCAGTTGAAGGCACGGCCCCCCTCCGAGCAGAACATGGATTTCCTCAACGTGCCCGACCAGGGGGTGGCCGGGTAGGTCCTGAAGcacccgtgtccccctccccaccccatcctcccctcccactGCTGCCACCTCCAGAGATGCTCTGTTCCCTCTGACCAGCCTCGCTGCCCAAGGGAGCAACAGCCCACGGAGGTCCGGGCAACCCGGCTTTGCTGGCAGGATGGCACCTCCCAGGCTTTTGCAcaccccagttctcccagtccctgcactGGGAGGACCCACCTGAGCCGCAGGCACACAGCATCCCCTTGgtgggggtgggcagggtgggagggagggtgcaGCACATCCTGCATCCTCCCTGGTGTGACCGTCGTGTCCCTCCGGCTCCGCAGCATGCAGCGCCGGCGAAGCGTGAGCCAGCGGCCACCTCCGGCCAGTCGCCCCAAGCCACAACCCAAGGTGGCCGTGCCACGGTGCCAGGCGCTCTACCAGTACATCGGGCAGGACGTGGATGAGCTCAGCTTCAACGTGGGGGACATCATCGACATCCTGCTGGAAGGTACCGCCCgatccctgccctgccctgaggtGCCCTGTGGCAGCACCATGCTTCACCCGGCACCTTTTTCCCAGATATCTCGGGCTGGTGGAAAGGCCGGCTGCACGGCAAGGAAGGGCTTTTCCCTGGGAATTACGTGCAGAAGATCTGAGTCGGGCGCAGCGGCCGCGTGGCCGGAGGCAAGGAAGGAGTCGCCATCCGTCCTCCCATCCCACCTCCACCGGGGCCGTGCCGAAGGGGCCGGCGGAGGCTCCGCGATGGTTCTCCACCGACGCTGGCGTTGAGCAAGCGCTTCCTCACGAGCCCCCCTGGCCTGCGCTGGCTACCGGGCTGTGCCGGTGCCAACCACCGTATCCCGCAGCCACGTTAGATGGTGACCTCCCTGCAGCAAGGACCGGCTCTTTGCTGCTTGTTCGGACCCTGGGAGCGGAACTGCTGATTCTGGGGTATAAATAGGATTATTGTTAATAGTTATGGTAAATAATCAGACTCATCAAATCTCAGTCTGACAAACTGAGCCTGGAGTTTTTATTTCACCCTGGTGCTGGCCCGTGGCTCCCGCTGGCCCTGTGGCAAGAGACCTGCACCTGCATGGAGGGACATAGGGGGACACATGTTGGAGGTGGCCCCATTCCCTCTGCGTTGAACCCTCCAGAAGATGTTGAATCCAGAGACCCAGCGCCCCCAGGGACCCTTTCCCGGCATCTGCGCTGCCTGGGGTGACTCTGGATGGCTCggcagggccaggagctgccAGGGCGGTGGCGAGGCACAGCAGGACAACGGGGCACAGCAGGACCAGAGTGCCACCACCTTTCCCTGATTTCCCGCAGGAAAAATTGCGAGGGGCCCTTGGGCAGAGCCCACCGAGCTGCAGCAACTTTTTCTGATGGTGGTCTTGGGGGGAGTGTGTCTCGTCCGTGGAGGGCCAGGAACAATGCATGGGGTGGAAACTGCCACCAGCTCTGGAGTTCaggggtccccgtcccccccccaagtcatgggacagagggacagcccgggctgggggggtcctggtgggggACATTGAGTCCATCCCGGGGTTGTTCTGGGAGgtttgcagcagggagagggacgAACGGTGCCGACATATCGAGGCtcgtccctgcctgccccccgctccccccgccgagCCCTGCACCGGGCAGCCGGAGGAAGTGACGACAGCGCGGGCCTGCCTCAGCCTCGCGTcccagccctcctcttcctccctcccgcaGCTCCCACCGGggctgcctttccccagcaggCAGACCCCCTGCCTCTGACACTGGGGTCTATAGAGCGGTTCAGGGGACCCTGTTTCCCCCAGGATGGGGGTGGCatggggcaggaggctgctgggaTGTGAAGTCGCAAACGGTGGTTGGGTCTCCCCGTCACCGGTTTTTACAACCCCTGTGGATCCTTGGGGTGATTTTTCCTGTAAATCACAGGTTTTTTGGAGTTCTTGCACTCCAGagcttggggtggggtgggggggtgagggggggggtgggggaggggtgttgCAGGGAGAACAGGCAGAGCTTCTGctattattttaatggaaaaaaaatggatttgaaaACTCTAGGCATTTAGGAATCTCCTTCCTGCACCTTCCAGCCCTTCCTTGGGGCcacaggggaagggggaaaggggcaGCACCCCGGCAGTGGGTGCTGTGCAAGTGGGATGATCCCACTGGAGCTGGGCCCGCTCAGGCACTCACTGGGGTGCTCCAAGGGGATCCAGGTGGGATGCTGCAACGGGCTTTGGGTGCTCTGAGGGGCTCCGGGGTctctgagggacttggggggtCTCTGAGGGGCTCTAGTTGCTCTGAGGGTCCTAGAAGGCTCCAAGGGGCTTAGGCTGCTTTTCAGGGCCATGCGTGATCCGATGGGCTCAGGGTGCTCCGAGGACTCCAGGTGCTCCAAGGAACTTGGGGTGCTCAGAGGGTGCTGGGATGCTCTAAGGGGTGCAGGGTTCTCTGAGGGGTTTGGGGAGCTCCAAAAGGCTTGGAGTGCCAGGGGATTGTCTAAGGGGTCCAGGGCTTCCCAAGGGGTTCTTAGGACCCCAGGATGCTCTGAGGGCCCCTGGGATGATCTGAGGGCCCTGAGATTCTCAGGGAACCCCAGGATGCTCCAAGGACCCTGAGATGCTCTGAGGACCCTGGGATGATCTGAGAACCTGGGATGCTCTAAGGGCCTGGGATGCTCCAAAGGCCCAGGATGGTCCAAGGACCCTGGGGTGCTCCAAGGTCCCTGGATGGTCCAAGGATCCAGGATGGTCCAAGGACCCTGGGGTTCTCCAGGGCTCGGGATGCTCCGAGGGCCCGGGATGCTCCAAGGGCCCTGGGATGCTCCAAGGATCCAGGATGGTCCAAGGACCCTGGGGTTCTCCAGGGCTCGGGATGCTCCGAGGGCCCGGGATGCTCCAAGGGCCCTGGGATGCTCCAAGAACCCAGGCTGTTCCAAAGACCCTGGGGTGCTCCAAGGGCCCAGGATGCTCCAAGGATCCAGGATGCTCCAAGGACCCTGGGATGCTCCAGGACTCGGGATGCTCCGAGGGCCTGAGATGCTCCAATGGCCCTGGGATGCTTTGAGAACCTGGGAAGCTCTGAGGGCCTGGGATGCTCCAAGGGCCCTGGGATGCTCCAAGGAGCCAGGATGGTCCAAGGACCCTGGGATGCTCCAGGGCTCAGGATGTTCCGAGGGCCCGGGATGCTCCAAGGGCCCCGGGGTGCTCCGAGGGCCTGGGATGCTCCAAGAACCCAGGCTGTTCCAAAGACCCTGGGGTGCTCCAAGGGCCCAGAATTGTCCAAGGACACTGGGATGCTCCAAGGCCCCAGGATGCTCCAAGGATCCAGGATGCTCCAAGGACCCTGGGATGCTCCGGGGCTCGGGATGCTCCGAGGGCCCGGGATGCTCCAGCCTCCCGCAGGCGCTGGGGTGCAGCCGGCAGCCGGGGCGAggtgggggtgaagggggggggcgtgggggggggggggacgaaaCCACCCGGGAAAAAAACAGCCGGGGGGcaccggggcggggcggggccgggccaggccgcccccccgcggcccccgcccccccttccgCAccgctccttccttccccccccccccccacttctcctcctcccccccccccctccccccccccccccagctctcgcGACAGCTCCGCACAGAAAAtggccccgcggccgcgccgccgcTGATGCGCGCTCcgggcggcgccggccccgccgcagccccggtACGTGCGGGGACGGGCCGGGGGGGCAGCACCGGAGCACCGGGCACCGGGGGGGACCGGGGCCGGCGGGtcacctggagggggggggggggggatcggcACCGGGAGGGGGGTATGTACCGGCACCGGGGGTGTACCGGCACCGGGAGGGCTGTACCGGCACCGGGAGGGCTGTACCGGCACCGGGGGCGACGAGGCAGCGGCGGTACCgcggtaccgggggggggggggggggggggttgtgccggggctctgcagggagctgggacGTGCACCGGGCgctgctggtggggggggaagctCCGGGCAAAACCGGGGGAGCATCAGCCGTGGGGCTGCcgcccacggcgggggggggggggctctgggttcTCTGGGTTATGGGGGCTATTACTCCTGGGGCGACTAGCCCTGGCAGGTGCTAGACATGGCTGTGTTACTACCCACAGTGGCGAGTAGCCATGGGTTTATTACCCATGGGGGGCTACTAGCCACAGAAACCACTAGCCATGGGGGGGGGCTGCTAGCCGTGGGGTCTGCTATCTGTGGGGCTAGTAGCACGGGGACAGCTAGCCACAGGAGCTGTTAGCCCCGAGTCTGCAGGTGCGTGTGGTCCGTGGGAGCACCGTGACCCACTTTGCCAACCCGAGCATCCCGGGGCTGCGCCCACCGGGGTCTCCCCACGGTCCCTCTATCTTCCCACACACGTGGGGGGCGCTTTGTCGCTGTCAGGGCCTGGAGGATGCGGCTGCTGGAGCGAGGGGTTCCCACGCCTCAGCCACGGTGTGAATTTGACAGGGGCCAGGGCTGCTTGGACAGGGCTCAGGGGGAAGGTCCATCCCAGATGGCTCCCGAAGGGAAAGAGGGCTTTTTTCCAGGGGAAGAGCTGGTGTAGCCCGGTGGATGGGCTGACCACGGGCTGACAGGTAAAGGTGGGCACCAGGATGGCGCGGGGACGTGGGGAAATGGCAACACGGCTCTTCCCCATTCACATGCCACCTGGGTCGCCAGTGGCTCGGCGCAAGCCAGAGGGATAGCGGGGACCACCAGACTGCCTAGGGTGGC
This region of Numenius arquata chromosome 25, bNumArq3.hap1.1, whole genome shotgun sequence genomic DNA includes:
- the MYO1F gene encoding unconventional myosin-If, translated to MGSKERFHWQSHNVKQSGVDDMVLLSKISEEAIVENLKKRFMDDYIFTYIGPVLISVNPFKQMPYFTDREIELYQGAAQYENPPHIYALTDNMYRNMLIDGENQCVIISGESGAGKTVAAKYIMGYISKVSGGGEKVQHVKDIILQSNPLLEAFGNAKTVRNNNSSRFGKYFEIQFSRGGEPDGGKISNFLLEKSRVVSQNECERNFHIYYQLIEGASQEQRQNLGIMSPDYYYYLNQSDTYQVEGTDDRSDFHETMNAMQVIGIRGEDQQLVLQIVAGILHLGNISFREEGNYARVENADSLAFPAYLLGIDQDRLNEKVTSRKMDSKWGGRSESITVTLNVEQAAYTRDALAKGLYARVFDFLVESINRAMQKPYEEYSIGVLDIYGFEIFQKNGFEQFCINFVNEKLQQIFIELTLKAEQEEYVQEGIKWTQIQYFNNKVVCDLIENKLNPPGIMSVLDDVCATMHATGEGADQTLLQKLQAAVGNHEHFNSWSSGFVIHHYAGKVSYDVNGFCERNRDVLFTDLIELMQSSEYGFIRMLFPEKLDSDKKGRPTTAGSKIKKQANDLVNTLMKCTPHYIRCIKPNETKKPRDWEESRVKHQVEYLGLKENIRVRRAGFAYRRLFHKFLQRYAILTPETWPSWRGDERQGVQHLLRSVNMDPDQYQMGRSKVFVKNPESLFLLEEMRERKFDGFARVIQKAWRRHIAIRKYEQMREEASNILYNFKERRRNSINRNFVGDYLGMEERPELRQFLAKRERVDFADSITKYDRRFKPIKRDFILTPKYFYLIGREKVKKGPEKGQIKEVLKKKVEIQAVSGVSLSTRQDDFFILHENNADNFLESIFKTELISLLCKRYEELTRTKLCLSFKDTLQFRVKKEGWGGGGTRNVTFVRGQGDVATLKAGGKTLTVSIGDGLPRNAKPTRKGATQSRGGRRCPASSRSTPPAPQGACRNGAPQFPRGDSRAQRETYTAPQKQGRGPPAAALPPRNTGRQLKARPPSEQNMDFLNVPDQGVAGMQRRRSVSQRPPPASRPKPQPKVAVPRCQALYQYIGQDVDELSFNVGDIIDILLEDISGWWKGRLHGKEGLFPGNYVQKI